One Bosea sp. 124 genomic window, CGGAACCTTCGAGGGCTTCGTTCTGACCGAAGGATTCCTCGAGAAGGGCGGCGAAATCCTCGCGGCCCGAAAAGCTTTCTACGGCTGACATGCATTCTCCTGACGCCGGCCGCGTATCCCGCGGATGTCCGGCAAGCGCCCGATTGGGTTGGTGTTGCAGGCCGGATGCTCCCGTCGGCGCCTCCTGAGAGGCTGGTCCACCGGCCCGCGCATCGCAGCGCCGGGACGAAGGACGGCGCAAGGCCGCCGGTTTTACATCCGCATCCGAACGATCCGTTCCAAACACCAAACGGGAGCCGGCCTCAAAGGCCGCCCCCGGCGGTGATCGATCACGGCCCTTCGGACAGGCGCGATGTAATGGAAAGCAGGGCAGAGGGCAAGCGGGACGGCGCAGATCAGAGTCTTGCGCGGCCGTGCGGTGACGGCGATCTTTCCATGACCTGATGGACTGCAGCGAGCAGCCTTGCGATGGTCCAGGTGGCATGGAGCGGATCATGACCGACGACCCCGAAACGCCGTCCGACAGCAAGCTCACCCGGACCAAGCAGGCTTGGGCGCAAGCCGGCAAGTTCCTAACCGGACGCATCGCCCGGCCGGAGAGCGAACGACTGCCGCCGGGGCAGCATCTGGTCAAGGACTGGCCGGTGCTCGATCTCGGCCTGCAGCCGGAGATTTCGCTGGCGAACTGGACGCTCGACATCGATGGCGCGGTCGAGAACCCGCAGCATTGGCGCTGGACGGATCTCCTCGCGCAGGAACAGGCGAGCGAAGTCTCCGACATCCACTGCGTCACAACCTGGTCGCGCTACGACAACCGCTGGGAGGGCGTTTCGACGCGCACGCTGCTCGACCTCGCCCGGCCGAGGCCGGAGGCGGGCTTCGTCGTGCTGCATGCCCAGGACGGCTACACCACCAATCTGACACTCGCGGATTTCGCCAGCGAGGACGCCATCCTGGCCCATTCCTGGGAGGGCCGGCCGCTGACCGCCGAGCATGGCGGACCGCTCCGGCTCGTGCTGCCGAAGCTGTATTTCTGGAAGAGCGCGAAATGGCTGAAGCGGGTCGAATTCACGACCGCCAACCAGCCCGGCTTCTGGGAGGTCCGCGGCTATCACGACCGCGGCGACCCGTGGACGGAGGAACGCTACAGCGGCGATTGAGGCGGTTCCCCTCGGAAACAGAGTTGCCCCTTCAGGCGCCGGGCCCGCATACCCGGCCGCCCTGCTTGGCTCCCCGGCAGCCGCCAGGCTCAGAATTCGGACCAGCCGCTCGCGGCCCCGCCGGCGGCGCGGCGCTGCAACGGCCGGGGCGCGAGGTGGGGCGCGACATGGGCCGCCCCGGCGCGGGCCGGCGGCAGATGCGGTGCGGCCTGCTTGAGTTCGGCGATGACGCTCGCCTCCAGACTGCGAACGGGGCTCCCCGCGATCTTGAAGTTCTCGACCATCTGCCGGAGCGAGCCCGTCGCACGCTGAAGCTCGCGCGCGACGCCGGCGCTCTGCTCGGCCATGGAGGAATTGCGCTGGGTCATGTCGTCCATATGGGCAACGACCTTGGCGACCTCCTCGATGCCGTTGGCCTGCTCGTTGGACGCGCTGGAGATGTCGGCGAGGGCGGCCGCGACGCTTGTCGAGGAACCGACGATCTCCGAAAGGGCGGTGCCGGCATCCTTGACCAGACGGACGCCGGTGGATACCTGCTGCGTCGAGTTCGAGATCAGTGTCTTGATGTCGTTGGCAGCCTCGCTGGAGCGCTGCGCCAGAGCGCGAACCTCCGAGGCGACGACAGCGAAGCCCTTGCCGGCATCGCCGGCACGGGCCGCCTCGACGGCGGCATTCAAAGCCAGCAGATTGGTCTGGAAGGCGATGTTGTCGATCACCGTGATGATCTCGGCAATGTCGGCCGAGGCCTTCTCGATCCGCTCCATGGCCAGCACCGCATCGCCGACGATGGTGCCGCCACGATTGGCGATGCCGTTGGCCGTATCGCCGAGGCTGGTCGCCTCGCGCGCACGCTCGGCGCTCTGCTTGACCGAAGCTGCAAGCTCCTCCGTCGTCGCCGCCGTCTCCTCGAGGCTGCTCGCCTGTTCTTCGGTCCGCTGGGCCAGATCGTGGCTGCCCTCGCCGATCCGGTCGGCGCCGGTGGTGATCTGCTGCGAGATCGTCGCGACCGTCCGGATCACCTCGGCGAAGGAATCGACCAGCTCGTTGACGCCCCCGCAAAGCTCGGCGATCTCGCCGCTCTTGCCCTGAATCGCGACGCGCTGGGTCAGATCCCGCGCCATGGCGGCGTTGACCACGCCGCGGGTGTCGGCGACGGCAGCGCGCAGCGCGTCCTGCGCAAGCTTGCTGGCGGTGATGTCGGTGGCGCATTTCACGACCTTGAAGGGCTTGCCCAGCGCATCGAAGATCGGATTGTAGCTGGCCTGCAGCCAGATCTCCTTGCCGCCCCTTCCGACCCGGCGATACTGGCCCTCGTCATACTCGCCGCGCCCGAGTTTCTCCCAGAACAGGCGGTAGGAGTCGGCGGCGTGCTCGGCGGGGTCGACGAACATGCGGTGATGCTTGCCCTTGATCTCCGCCAGGGTGTAGCCGACCGCCCCGAGGAACTTGTCGTTGGCGTCGAGGATGGTGCCGGACAGGTCAAATTCGATGACCGCCTGGGATTTGCGGATCGCGGCGATCTGGCCTTCGAGATTTGCCACGGCGTCCTTGTCGGCAGAAATGTCGGTGGCGAACTTGATAACCTTCACCGGCTTGCCGAAGGCATTGAGGATCGGCGTATAGGTCGCCTGCAGCCAGACCCGCTTGCCACCCTTGGCAATCCGCAGGAACTGCGCCTCAATCGCCTGGCCTTCGTTCAGGCGCGTCTTGACCAGCCCTACGCCGCGCGGGCCTGCACGCAGGTGTTGCCGCAGTAGCCGGCAACCGCGCCGCTTCCCCAACGTCGTCCTTCATGCGAGGTTGCAGGCCGGATTTCGCCTGCGCTTGAGGAGCATGCCATGGGCTGGGTTGTCTTGGGGCTGATCGCAGCGATCGCCGTCTACCTGATCATGACGTATAACGGCCTCGTCGCGATGCGGCAGCGGGTCAACCAGGCCTTCGCCGACATCGACGTGCAGCTCAAGCAGCGCCACGACCTCATTCCCAATTTGGTCGAGACGGTGAAGGGCTACGCGACCCATGAGAAGAGCACGCTCGATGCGGTGATCGCCGCGCGCAACGCCGCGCAGGGCGCCGGCAGCGTGCATGACAAGGCCGCCGCCGAACAGCAGCTCTCCGGCGCGGTCGGGCGCCTGCTGGCTCTCGGCGAGGCCTATCCCGACCTCAAGGCGAGCGCGAATTTCCAACAGCTCCAGGTCGATCTCGGCAATGTCGAGGACAAGCTCGCGGCGGCGCGCCGCTTCTTCAACAATGCGGTCAGCGAGTTCAACGCCGCGATCCAGGCCTTCCCGGCTGTACTGTTCGCGCCGCAGATGGGCTTCACCCAGCGCGAATTCTTCGATGTCGGCGAGACCGTGCGCGAACAGATCGAGGTCGCGCCGAGCGTGAAGTTCTGACAGCCGACGACAACCGGCGGACGGGGCGGCGGCGATGCTGGGCCAGGCCTTCGGGCTCTACAGCCATATGCGCAGCAACCGGATCAGGTCGGGTTTCCTGATCGCGGGACTGTTCGCACTGGTCTATCTGACGGTCTGGGGCCTGCTGCTCGTCGGCTACGGCTATGGCGGCGTGCCGCGAGGGCGCACCGTCTTCGGCGAGGCGGGACGACAGTTCTGGGCCTGGCTGCCTTTCACCACACTTGCCGCCGGCGCCTGGGTCTTCATCGGCTTTCGCATCAACGTCAGCCTGATCGGCGCCGTCTCCGGCGCGCAGGGGTTGTCGCGCGACGACAATCCCAAGCTCTACCGCATGCTGGAGAACCTCTGCATTTCGCGCGGCCTGACCGTGCCCAAGCTCGCCATCGTCGAGAGCGAGGCGCTCAACGCCTTCGCCAGCGGCGTCAACGACAAGCAGTTCACGGTGACGGTGACGAGCGGCCTGCTCGCGCAACTGAACGATGCCGAGGTCGAGGCCGTGCTCGCCCATGAACTGACCCATATCCGCAATGGCGATGTCCGCCTGATGATCATCGCGGTGGTCATCGCCGGCATCATCTCGCTGGTCGGCGAAATCTTGTTCCGGGGCATGGCGCGCAGCCGCATTCGCGTCTCGTCCGACGATTCGAAGAAGGGCAGCGGCGTCGCGATCCTGATCGGTTTCGCCGTGATCGCCGTGGCCTGGTTCCTGGCGGTCGTGATCCGGCTCTCGCTGTCACGCTCGCGCGAATATCTCGCCGATGCGGGCGCTGTCGAGCTGACCAAGAACCCGGACGCGATGATCTCGGCCCTGCTCAAGATCGCCGGCCGCGCCGACATCGAGGGCGTGCCGTCGGGCGTGATGGACATGTGCTTCGAGAACGACCCGGACGATTTCGCCGATCTGTTCTCGACCCACCCCTCCGTCACCAAGCGCGTGCAGGCGCTGGTCCAGACGGCGGGCGGCCGGATGCCGGCGATGCCGCCTCATCCGCCGCGCATCGCCGATCGGCAGGACCTGCAGACGATGGTCGAGGAATCGGCCGCGCATATCGACCCTGCCGCGCGCGGCCCCTGGGCGCGACCGCCGGGAGGCGGCGGCGCCAGCCCCTGAGCAGGCACGGCACATGGTGGACCAGGTCGCAACATCGCATTAACCTTCCCAAAGGGAAGAGGGAGGTTAGTCATGAAAACCGTGACCGCGCTCGTGCTTGGCTTCATCGTCCTTGCAGCCACGCTGCACCCCGCCACTGCGCAGGACGGTTGCAAGGCCGCGCAGAGTTCCTGCTCGCAGATAAACGCGAGTTGCGAACAGAAATGTCAGGCTGCCGGCAACAATCCGAGCGGCTGCATTGCCCGGCTGTGTTCGGCGACGTTCAGCACCTGCAAGGCCAACGGCGTATGGAAGGCGCCCGGCAGCGCCGGATGCTGGAAAACGAACAACCGGACCTGAAGCCCCGGACGCCAGGCTTCACGCTTTCGATACGGTTCAGCGGCCGTGTCGCGACCAGTCCAGCGCTTCCTCGAGCCGGTCGTCGCCCCAGAACAATTCGCCATCCTCGGTGACGAAGGTCGGTCCGCCGAAGATGCCGATCGACTTGGCATATTCGATCTCGGCGCGCAGCCGACCCTTGACCTCCTCGCTGCGCGAGGCGGGAAAGGCGACGCCGGGATCGGCGCCGGCCTGCTTCAGGGCCGCGCTCAGGACCGCCTCCTCGGCGATGTTGCGGCCCTCAGCAAAGGCGGACCGAAACAGCGCCTTCGAGAAGCTGGGCAGCCAGCCCGCCTCACGCCCCGCCAGAGCGAGCCGCGCCGCGATCAGCGAGTTCTGCGGGAAGGTCTCGGGCTTGACGAGGCCCAGGCCGTTGCGGCCGGCGCGGCGCTCGACGTCGCGCCACATATACCGCCCCTTGCTCGGATAGAGCGCAAAGGGCGAGGTCGACCAGCCCTGGGCTGCGAAGATCGGCCCCAGCAGAAAGGGCCGCCAGCGCAAATTGACCCCGGCAGCCTCGGCCAGCGGTTCGATCCTCAGCGCGCTCAGGAACGAATAGGGTGATGCGAACTCATACCAGAAGTCCAGAACAGGACGATTCGGCATTCAGCCTCCGAGTCGGTCGTCTAGGTTTCAAGTCGCGCATCCGGAGCCTGAGCCTCCCGAGGCGCGACCGCAAGGTGCGGAGGGTGTCCACGCGTCGTCAGACCGGCGTCATCAACACCGATCCATCACACGAAGACGCGGCATCGATCAGAAGGTTCCGATTGCGTCGCCCACGGGGCTGGGATAGTGCGCCATTGCGTTCGAAAAGCGGCCCGCGACGCCGGATTGGCGCAGCAGCAGGAAGATGATCAAGATGACCGACAAAACCGTGAAAAAGGTCGTGCTCGCCTATTCTGGCGGCCTGGATACCTCGATCATCCTGAAGTGGCTGCAGATCACCTATAACTGCGAGGTCGTGACCTTCACCGCCGATCTCGGCCAGGGCGAGGAACTCGGGCCGGCCCGCGACAAGGCCCTGCTGCTCGGCATCAAGCCGGAGAACATCTTCATCGAGGACCTGCGCGAGGAATTCGTGCGGGACTACGTCTTCCCGATGTTCCGCGCGAATGCCGCCTATGAGGGCGTCTACCTGCTCGGCACCTCGATCGCGCGGCCGCTGATCGGCAAGAAGCTGATCGAGATCGCGGAGCGGGTCGGCGCCGACGCCGTCTCCCATGGCGCGACCGGCAAGGGCAACGACCAGGTCCGCTTCGAGCTGACCGCCTATGCGCTCAAGCCCGACGTCGTGGTGATCGCGCCCTGGCGCGAATGGGATTTGCGCTCGCGCGAGCAGCTCATCGCCTTCGCCGAGCAGCACCAGATCCCGATCGCCAAGGACAAGCGCGGCGAGGCACCGTTCTCCGTCGACGCGAACCTGCTGCACGCCTCCTCCGAGGGCAAGGTGCTGGAAGACCCGGCGCAGGAGGTGCCGGACTACGTCTATTCACGCACGATCTCGCCCGAGGAGGCGCCCGACAAGCCGACCTACATCACGATCGATTTCGAGACCGGCGACGCGACCGCCATCGATGGCGTGAAGATGTCGCCCGCGACCCTGCTGGCGAAGCTCAACGATCTCGGCCGCGACAACGGCATCGGCCGGCTCGACCTCGTCGAGAACCGCTTCGTCGGCATGAAGTCGCGCGGCATGTACGAGACTCCCGGCGGCACGATCCTACACACCGCCCATCGCGCCATCGAGTCGATCACGCTCGACCGCGGCGCGGCCCATCTCAAGGACCAGATCATGCCGCAATATGCGGAGCTGATCTATAACGGCTTCTGGTTCTCGCCGGAGCGCGAGATGCTGCAGGCGCTGATCGACAAGAGCCAGGAGTTCGTCGCCGGCCAGGTCCGCCTCAAGCTCTACAAGGGCGGCGTGCATGTCGTCGGCCGCTCCAGCCCCTATTCGCTGTACGATCAGGATCTCGTGACATTCGAGGAAGGCGCCGTCGCCTATGATCACCGCGACGCCGCCGGCTTCATCAAGCTCAACGCGCTGCGCCTGCGCACGCTCGGCCAGCGGAAAAAGAAGCTGGGTCTCTGAAGCGGCTCTGGCCGGGAAGACCCGACTTTCCCGTCATGCCCGTCATGCTCACCCTTGTGGTGGGCATTGACGTCCTGAGCATGGCGCTCGACCGGCGCAGATTTGGATGGTCGGGTCGAACCCGACCATGACGGCAAGGTCCGATGCGCGCGCCGACGTGCATCGGGCGAGCGGCGGCAACCTTTGTTCGCGTGAAGCGTTCAGCACTCACCGCAATCCGAGTGCCACCATGTCCCGCTTCACCGGCCCTGCCCTGCTGATCGCAACCCTGCTCGCCGCCCCTGCCCTCGCGCAGACGGCCGGGCCGACCTCGGGCGCACCGTCTGAGAAGCCTGCCTCGCCAGAGATCGCCTCCTGCAAGACTGCCGCACTGCACACGATCTCGGCCCGCGAGCCGGAGATCAAGGATATCTATATCGACGAAGACGGGGCGACCGTCGCGGTCGCCGAGACCAAGGTCGAGGATACGCCGATCACGCGCATCGTCATGGGCGAGGCCTATCTGCGGACCGACCGCTCGGACAAGCCGCGGCGCTTTCTCTGCCTGATCGGCGAGAAGGGGAAAGTGCTGCTGACCTTCTTCACGGCCCGATAGACCGGAAACGGCATGGTCGCCGTCAGGGCTGGTCGATGAC contains:
- a CDS encoding sulfite oxidase-like oxidoreductase, whose translation is MTDDPETPSDSKLTRTKQAWAQAGKFLTGRIARPESERLPPGQHLVKDWPVLDLGLQPEISLANWTLDIDGAVENPQHWRWTDLLAQEQASEVSDIHCVTTWSRYDNRWEGVSTRTLLDLARPRPEAGFVVLHAQDGYTTNLTLADFASEDAILAHSWEGRPLTAEHGGPLRLVLPKLYFWKSAKWLKRVEFTTANQPGFWEVRGYHDRGDPWTEERYSGD
- a CDS encoding methyl-accepting chemotaxis protein, whose amino-acid sequence is MGKRRGCRLLRQHLRAGPRGVGLVKTRLNEGQAIEAQFLRIAKGGKRVWLQATYTPILNAFGKPVKVIKFATDISADKDAVANLEGQIAAIRKSQAVIEFDLSGTILDANDKFLGAVGYTLAEIKGKHHRMFVDPAEHAADSYRLFWEKLGRGEYDEGQYRRVGRGGKEIWLQASYNPIFDALGKPFKVVKCATDITASKLAQDALRAAVADTRGVVNAAMARDLTQRVAIQGKSGEIAELCGGVNELVDSFAEVIRTVATISQQITTGADRIGEGSHDLAQRTEEQASSLEETAATTEELAASVKQSAERAREATSLGDTANGIANRGGTIVGDAVLAMERIEKASADIAEIITVIDNIAFQTNLLALNAAVEAARAGDAGKGFAVVASEVRALAQRSSEAANDIKTLISNSTQQVSTGVRLVKDAGTALSEIVGSSTSVAAALADISSASNEQANGIEEVAKVVAHMDDMTQRNSSMAEQSAGVARELQRATGSLRQMVENFKIAGSPVRSLEASVIAELKQAAPHLPPARAGAAHVAPHLAPRPLQRRAAGGAASGWSEF
- a CDS encoding LemA family protein, with the translated sequence MGWVVLGLIAAIAVYLIMTYNGLVAMRQRVNQAFADIDVQLKQRHDLIPNLVETVKGYATHEKSTLDAVIAARNAAQGAGSVHDKAAAEQQLSGAVGRLLALGEAYPDLKASANFQQLQVDLGNVEDKLAAARRFFNNAVSEFNAAIQAFPAVLFAPQMGFTQREFFDVGETVREQIEVAPSVKF
- a CDS encoding M48 family metallopeptidase, which codes for MLGQAFGLYSHMRSNRIRSGFLIAGLFALVYLTVWGLLLVGYGYGGVPRGRTVFGEAGRQFWAWLPFTTLAAGAWVFIGFRINVSLIGAVSGAQGLSRDDNPKLYRMLENLCISRGLTVPKLAIVESEALNAFASGVNDKQFTVTVTSGLLAQLNDAEVEAVLAHELTHIRNGDVRLMIIAVVIAGIISLVGEILFRGMARSRIRVSSDDSKKGSGVAILIGFAVIAVAWFLAVVIRLSLSRSREYLADAGAVELTKNPDAMISALLKIAGRADIEGVPSGVMDMCFENDPDDFADLFSTHPSVTKRVQALVQTAGGRMPAMPPHPPRIADRQDLQTMVEESAAHIDPAARGPWARPPGGGGASP
- a CDS encoding 2-hydroxychromene-2-carboxylate isomerase, which translates into the protein MPNRPVLDFWYEFASPYSFLSALRIEPLAEAAGVNLRWRPFLLGPIFAAQGWSTSPFALYPSKGRYMWRDVERRAGRNGLGLVKPETFPQNSLIAARLALAGREAGWLPSFSKALFRSAFAEGRNIAEEAVLSAALKQAGADPGVAFPASRSEEVKGRLRAEIEYAKSIGIFGGPTFVTEDGELFWGDDRLEEALDWSRHGR
- a CDS encoding argininosuccinate synthase encodes the protein MTDKTVKKVVLAYSGGLDTSIILKWLQITYNCEVVTFTADLGQGEELGPARDKALLLGIKPENIFIEDLREEFVRDYVFPMFRANAAYEGVYLLGTSIARPLIGKKLIEIAERVGADAVSHGATGKGNDQVRFELTAYALKPDVVVIAPWREWDLRSREQLIAFAEQHQIPIAKDKRGEAPFSVDANLLHASSEGKVLEDPAQEVPDYVYSRTISPEEAPDKPTYITIDFETGDATAIDGVKMSPATLLAKLNDLGRDNGIGRLDLVENRFVGMKSRGMYETPGGTILHTAHRAIESITLDRGAAHLKDQIMPQYAELIYNGFWFSPEREMLQALIDKSQEFVAGQVRLKLYKGGVHVVGRSSPYSLYDQDLVTFEEGAVAYDHRDAAGFIKLNALRLRTLGQRKKKLGL